In Deinococcus sp. QL22, the following are encoded in one genomic region:
- the xpt gene encoding xanthine phosphoribosyltransferase, producing the protein MQALVDAIRAQGVILPGGFLKVDGLVNHQLLPALTREMGEHFAAYFAPLNPNKILTIEVSGIAPALATSLVLGIPMVYARKKKPITMKEPAYTAQSISRTKGGVVDLFVSSEFLGPDDRVIVIDDFLASGGTLRSLNTIIGASGAELLGLGCVIEKGFEEGRLKLADLNIPIHTLANIVRMSEAEGIVVELGQ; encoded by the coding sequence ATGCAAGCTCTCGTAGATGCTATCCGGGCACAAGGCGTCATCCTGCCGGGCGGATTCCTCAAGGTAGACGGACTGGTCAACCACCAACTCTTGCCCGCCCTGACCCGTGAAATGGGCGAACATTTCGCTGCCTACTTTGCGCCCCTGAACCCCAATAAAATCCTGACCATCGAAGTCAGCGGCATCGCGCCCGCGCTGGCAACCTCGCTGGTGCTGGGCATTCCGATGGTGTACGCCCGCAAGAAAAAGCCCATCACCATGAAAGAGCCTGCGTACACGGCCCAGTCCATCAGCCGCACCAAAGGCGGCGTCGTAGACCTGTTCGTGTCCAGTGAGTTCCTGGGGCCAGATGACCGCGTGATCGTCATCGATGATTTCCTGGCGTCGGGCGGCACGCTGCGCTCACTGAACACCATCATTGGGGCCAGCGGCGCAGAGTTGCTGGGCCTCGGCTGCGTCATCGAAAAGGGATTCGAGGAAGGCCGCCTGAAGCTGGCCGACCTCAACATTCCGATTCATACGCTGGCGAACATTGTGCGTATGAGCGAGGCAGAAGGGATTGTGGTGGAGTTGGGGCAGTAG
- a CDS encoding GNAT family N-acetyltransferase, with protein MTNPTFPFQIRALNTDPDTAEQLCTLLIQTVANGESVSFMHPLAPEAAAEFWAGSLAAASRGERIVLGAWQGGTLVGTVTLLLDFPPNQPHRAEIAKMMTRLGHRGKGVATALLQEAEQLAAQQGRTLLVLDTATDGGAAGLYEKMGYTLAGEIPDFALKPYGGLTGTLLYWKRLAVG; from the coding sequence ATGACGAACCCCACATTCCCCTTCCAGATTCGTGCCCTGAACACTGACCCAGACACCGCCGAGCAACTGTGCACGCTGCTGATTCAAACCGTTGCCAACGGAGAATCGGTGAGCTTTATGCACCCGCTGGCCCCCGAAGCTGCCGCCGAATTCTGGGCCGGATCGCTGGCCGCAGCAAGCCGGGGCGAACGCATCGTGTTGGGCGCTTGGCAGGGCGGCACACTGGTTGGCACTGTAACGCTGCTGCTGGATTTTCCACCCAACCAGCCTCACCGCGCCGAAATCGCCAAGATGATGACCCGGCTGGGCCACCGGGGAAAAGGCGTTGCCACGGCACTCCTGCAAGAAGCCGAGCAGTTGGCGGCACAGCAGGGCCGAACCTTACTGGTGCTGGATACCGCCACAGACGGAGGCGCGGCGGGCCTCTACGAAAAAATGGGCTACACGCTGGCCGGAGAAATACCCGATTTTGCCCTCAAACCCTACGGCGGACTGACGGGGACTTTGCTGTACTGGAAGCGGCTGGCGGTCGGTTGA